One Chiloscyllium plagiosum isolate BGI_BamShark_2017 chromosome 12, ASM401019v2, whole genome shotgun sequence DNA window includes the following coding sequences:
- the LOC122554902 gene encoding uncharacterized protein LOC122554902 isoform X1, translating to MWYSPWKMLSFPVLFGIVHLRGLVGQEDVYRPSPPTIHKFPAPQSSSDGQVIAITCKGDIRSSEGTYYLYNSQHQNYTQFLHLTRDEKTATFTIKLGIHSFGNYSCNYKTKIFGDWVYSPFSKHVSITQEDEWRYKAEQDAQRNLCRRVDVISGVLLIVLIIVTLTFFFIVNKAAQSKRHTIKRKSITADGVPSFDKQDATYVNVTFQSE from the exons TCCATCTTCGTGGTCTCGTCGGACAGGAAGATGTGT ACAGACCCTCGCCACCAACTATTCATAAATTCCCAGCACCACAGTCCAGTTCAGATGGTCAAGTTATTGCCATTACTTGCAAAGGTGATATTCGCTCCAGTGAGGGCACTTACTACCTGTATAACAGTCAGCATCAAAATTACACACAGTTTCTTCACCTAACTAGAGATGAGAAGACAGCGACATTTACAATCAAGTTGGGAATTCACTCCTTTGGAAATTACAGCTGCAATTATAAAACAAAGATTTTCGGAGATTGGGTGTATTCCCCTTTTAGTAAACATGTTTCTATTACTCAGGAAGATGAGTGGCGATACAAAGCAGAACAAG ATGCTCAAAGGAACTTATGTCGACGTGTTGACGTGATAAGTGGTGTTTTGCTTATCGTTTTAATCATCGTGACGCTAACATTTTTCTTCATTGTCAACAAAG CAGCGCAAAGCAAAAGACATACTATCAAGAG AAAAAGCATCACAGCCGATGGAGTTCCATCTTTTGATAAACAAGATGCAACAT ATGTAAATGTCACTTTCCAATCAGAATGA
- the LOC122554902 gene encoding uncharacterized protein LOC122554902 isoform X2 has translation MWYSPWKMLSFPVLFGIVHLRGLVGQEDVYRPSPPTIHKFPAPQSSSDGQVIAITCKGDIRSSEGTYYLYNSQHQNYTQFLHLTRDEKTATFTIKLGIHSFGNYSCNYKTKIFGDWVYSPFSKHVSITQEDEWRYKAEQDAQRNLCRRVDVISGVLLIVLIIVTLTFFFIVNKAQSKRHTIKRKSITADGVPSFDKQDATYVNVTFQSE, from the exons TCCATCTTCGTGGTCTCGTCGGACAGGAAGATGTGT ACAGACCCTCGCCACCAACTATTCATAAATTCCCAGCACCACAGTCCAGTTCAGATGGTCAAGTTATTGCCATTACTTGCAAAGGTGATATTCGCTCCAGTGAGGGCACTTACTACCTGTATAACAGTCAGCATCAAAATTACACACAGTTTCTTCACCTAACTAGAGATGAGAAGACAGCGACATTTACAATCAAGTTGGGAATTCACTCCTTTGGAAATTACAGCTGCAATTATAAAACAAAGATTTTCGGAGATTGGGTGTATTCCCCTTTTAGTAAACATGTTTCTATTACTCAGGAAGATGAGTGGCGATACAAAGCAGAACAAG ATGCTCAAAGGAACTTATGTCGACGTGTTGACGTGATAAGTGGTGTTTTGCTTATCGTTTTAATCATCGTGACGCTAACATTTTTCTTCATTGTCAACAAAG CGCAAAGCAAAAGACATACTATCAAGAG AAAAAGCATCACAGCCGATGGAGTTCCATCTTTTGATAAACAAGATGCAACAT ATGTAAATGTCACTTTCCAATCAGAATGA